Proteins encoded in a region of the Thiohalorhabdus denitrificans genome:
- a CDS encoding ExeM/NucH family extracellular endonuclease: MRWPTAWERLAAALLAGLLLPAPAAALECSGEHASPAEVKGLEGEAPPPGEAVTVRGRIGGAFLGEDRLDGFFLQARTDGRPAGVFVYTPESEPGWAEILRADRRVVVRARTDRYRGRIQLHRVKAVADCGEAPVEPIALDWPPQGGLEALAGVRMRLIEPLTVTGLHELARYGSLHLAAERLFHPNTAPPGDPEAPVLILDDGAYARDPHPVPHLGPEGTRRVGARVVDLTGVLTHAFEAWRLHPTQPPDFEVSNPRPDPPEAPGDTERRVGFVNLGNYFVTTGRRGADSAAARRRQEQALRRLVAGVGADVLAVVELENRPGALAALAERVGGESYRAVEGPERLGKDVIRNALLYRPDRVRPVGPPRVARDEAFVRPPLAQRFRSEEGHGFTVVVAHFKSKGGCPETGDVDRGEGCWSDRRLREARALAEWAAELPGPVLLAGDLNAYGREAPIRHLRRAGFRDLLRATLPPGKRYTYVYRGRSGYLDHLLLRGGPEAKAGHWAVNADEPRNVPAPDTVWRATDHDPVWVDLSASEP, translated from the coding sequence ATGCGCTGGCCAACGGCCTGGGAACGGCTCGCCGCCGCCCTGCTGGCCGGGCTGCTCTTGCCCGCCCCCGCGGCGGCCCTGGAGTGCTCCGGAGAGCACGCCAGCCCGGCGGAGGTGAAGGGACTGGAGGGGGAGGCACCGCCGCCGGGCGAGGCGGTGACCGTACGCGGCCGCATCGGCGGCGCCTTCCTCGGCGAGGATCGCCTCGACGGCTTCTTCCTCCAGGCCCGTACGGACGGACGCCCCGCCGGGGTGTTCGTCTACACCCCCGAGTCCGAGCCCGGCTGGGCGGAGATCCTGCGTGCGGACCGGCGGGTGGTGGTGCGCGCCCGCACCGACCGCTACCGGGGCCGCATCCAGCTCCACCGGGTGAAGGCGGTGGCCGACTGCGGGGAGGCCCCCGTGGAGCCCATCGCCCTGGATTGGCCGCCCCAGGGTGGGCTGGAGGCGCTGGCCGGAGTCCGGATGCGCCTCATCGAGCCCCTGACCGTTACCGGCCTCCACGAGCTGGCCCGCTACGGCAGCCTCCACTTGGCCGCCGAGCGGCTCTTCCATCCCAACACCGCGCCTCCCGGCGATCCGGAAGCCCCTGTGCTCATCCTGGACGACGGCGCCTACGCCCGCGACCCCCACCCGGTCCCCCACCTGGGCCCGGAGGGGACCCGGCGGGTGGGCGCTCGCGTCGTCGACCTCACCGGCGTCCTGACCCACGCCTTCGAGGCCTGGCGTCTGCACCCCACCCAGCCCCCCGACTTCGAGGTCTCCAACCCCCGCCCCGACCCCCCCGAAGCGCCCGGGGACACGGAGCGCCGCGTGGGCTTCGTGAACCTCGGCAACTACTTCGTCACCACCGGCCGGCGCGGCGCGGATTCCGCGGCGGCCCGACGGCGGCAGGAGCAGGCCCTGCGCCGGCTGGTGGCCGGTGTCGGAGCGGACGTTCTGGCGGTGGTGGAGCTGGAGAACCGCCCCGGCGCACTGGCGGCCCTGGCGGAACGGGTAGGCGGGGAGTCCTACCGGGCCGTGGAGGGACCGGAGCGGTTGGGGAAGGACGTCATCCGCAATGCCCTCCTCTACCGCCCCGACCGGGTCCGCCCCGTGGGGCCGCCGCGGGTGGCCCGCGACGAGGCCTTCGTGCGCCCGCCCCTGGCCCAGCGCTTCCGCAGCGAGGAAGGCCACGGCTTCACGGTGGTGGTCGCCCACTTCAAGAGCAAAGGGGGATGCCCCGAGACGGGGGACGTGGACCGGGGCGAGGGGTGCTGGAGCGACCGCCGCCTCCGGGAGGCCCGGGCCCTGGCCGAGTGGGCCGCCGAGCTGCCCGGGCCCGTGCTCCTGGCCGGGGACCTCAACGCCTACGGCCGGGAGGCCCCCATCCGCCACCTGCGCCGGGCCGGCTTCCGGGACCTCTTGCGCGCCACTCTCCCCCCCGGAAAGCGCTATACCTACGTCTACCGCGGCCGCAGCGGCTACCTGGACCACCTGCTGCTGCGCGGCGGCCCGGAGGCGAAAGCCGGCCACTGGGCGGTCAACGCCGACGAGCCCCGGAACGTCCCCGCACCGGATACGGTCTGGCGGGCCACGGACCACGACCCCGTCTGGGTGGACCTCTCCGCCTCCGAACCGTGA
- a CDS encoding DUF1244 domain-containing protein, whose protein sequence is MDEQTRLEVEAAAFRGLVKHLQERTDVQNIDLMNLAGFCRNCLAKWYLAEAQARDVAMDYDRAREVIYGMPYGEWKERYQREATEEQKRQFEATKPRHANTEAGN, encoded by the coding sequence ATGGACGAGCAGACACGTCTGGAGGTGGAGGCCGCGGCGTTCCGGGGCCTGGTCAAGCACTTGCAGGAGCGCACGGATGTCCAGAACATCGACCTCATGAACCTGGCCGGTTTCTGCCGCAACTGTCTGGCCAAGTGGTATCTGGCCGAGGCCCAGGCACGGGATGTGGCCATGGACTACGACCGGGCCCGCGAGGTCATCTACGGCATGCCCTACGGGGAATGGAAGGAGCGGTACCAGCGGGAGGCCACGGAGGAGCAGAAGCGGCAGTTCGAGGCCACCAAGCCCCGGCACGCCAACACGGAGGCCGGCAACTAG
- a CDS encoding orotate phosphoribosyltransferase, whose product MDLMVGVPRSGMLAASLLATHRNLPLIDIDGFLRGAAPWFGDTKVLPPHLRFGSSWEARRALVLDDSILSGGSMARVTERLKASGLRERCLTAAVYYDPASRYDLDLGLVPLDPPRVFEWNLMHKDLLNHSCVDIDGVLCRDPTPEENDDGPRYRAFLEEVPAWHVPSQTIGYLVTSRLECYREITERWLRNNGIRFNHLYMMDVDSAEERRRRGNHASLKGRIYKRLDARLFIESSHQQAMEICRTSGKATLSYEKGEILCPGGIRAAVANGREGARQGGWTRHIPEPVKFLYRKCFPPFGMARHGP is encoded by the coding sequence GTGGACCTGATGGTCGGCGTACCGCGGAGCGGCATGTTGGCGGCAAGCCTGCTCGCCACCCACAGGAACCTGCCCCTGATCGATATCGACGGCTTCCTTCGCGGGGCGGCCCCCTGGTTCGGTGACACCAAGGTCCTGCCCCCCCACCTACGGTTCGGAAGTAGCTGGGAGGCCCGCCGGGCCCTGGTCCTGGACGATTCCATCCTGAGCGGGGGCTCCATGGCCAGGGTGACCGAACGCCTCAAGGCCTCCGGCCTCCGGGAGCGGTGCCTGACGGCCGCCGTCTACTACGACCCCGCCTCCCGCTACGACCTGGACTTGGGCCTGGTCCCCCTCGACCCCCCCCGGGTCTTCGAATGGAACCTCATGCACAAGGACCTCCTGAACCATTCCTGCGTGGACATCGACGGCGTCCTGTGCCGGGACCCGACCCCCGAGGAGAACGACGACGGACCCCGGTACCGGGCGTTTCTGGAGGAGGTACCGGCCTGGCACGTCCCGAGCCAGACCATCGGGTATCTGGTTACGAGCCGCCTGGAGTGCTACCGGGAAATCACCGAACGGTGGCTGCGGAACAACGGGATCCGGTTCAATCACCTGTACATGATGGATGTGGATTCCGCGGAGGAAAGGCGGCGCCGGGGAAACCACGCCAGCCTGAAAGGCCGAATCTACAAGCGGCTTGACGCCAGGCTGTTCATCGAGAGCTCCCACCAGCAGGCCATGGAGATCTGCCGGACCTCCGGCAAGGCCACCCTTTCCTACGAGAAGGGGGAAATCCTGTGTCCCGGAGGCATCCGGGCGGCGGTTGCCAACGGCCGGGAAGGGGCTCGGCAAGGCGGCTGGACCCGCCACATCCCCGAACCGGTGAAATTCCTGTACCGAAAATGCTTTCCCCCCTTCGGCATGGCCCGGCACGGCCCCTAG
- a CDS encoding c-type cytochrome has product MRSNEMALAALLTGLLALPAAQARAEAPITAGEVMGNNCLTCHGSKGQGPGSMPSIRDFTEEGLVNKMTSFREGRDDDATVMDRHAAGYTDEQIRAIAAYIANLD; this is encoded by the coding sequence ATGCGGAGCAACGAAATGGCACTGGCGGCGCTCCTGACGGGCCTTTTGGCCCTGCCGGCCGCGCAGGCTCGGGCCGAGGCACCCATCACCGCGGGCGAGGTGATGGGCAACAACTGCCTCACCTGCCACGGCAGCAAGGGCCAGGGACCGGGATCCATGCCCTCCATCCGGGACTTCACCGAGGAGGGGCTGGTCAACAAGATGACGTCCTTCCGGGAAGGGCGGGACGACGACGCCACGGTCATGGACCGGCACGCCGCCGGGTACACCGACGAGCAAATCCGGGCCATCGCCGCCTACATCGCCAACCTGGATTGA
- a CDS encoding NAD(P)/FAD-dependent oxidoreductase — translation MPEKPSANGVWTRRRVLQAGGAAGLWMALGGPTVGAAARSASKRVVVVGGGAGGATCAKYLRKYDPSIHVTLVERDPRYYTCFGGNWYLGGFRELDSLGHGYEGLEKEHGVKVVQDTVTGWDPEKGRVELSEGDALDFDRLVVSPGIDIRWEEVEGLDEEDAEQVPHAWVGGEQYRILRNQIEDMEDGGTVAICPPADPFRCPPGPYERASLVAHYLKEHKPRSKVLILDAKDKFSKQGLFEEGWAELYGDLIEWVPGSEGGVIHRVEPGARKVLTQEGFEEHEVDVLNVIPPQHAGRVARDMGLTDDSGWCPVDQRTFESTVQPGVHVIGDAAIAGDMPKSGFAANNQGKMTAAAIVSQFRGHDVPNPSLVNTCYSLVGPEYGISVAAVYRYEDGELRSIEDAGGVSPSDADSFFRMREARYTRGWYEAITDDIFG, via the coding sequence ATGCCTGAAAAACCTTCCGCGAATGGCGTCTGGACACGGCGCCGGGTCCTGCAGGCCGGGGGCGCGGCCGGCCTGTGGATGGCGCTCGGCGGACCCACCGTTGGGGCCGCGGCACGCTCCGCCTCGAAGCGGGTGGTGGTGGTCGGCGGCGGCGCGGGGGGCGCCACCTGCGCCAAGTACCTGCGCAAGTACGACCCCTCCATCCACGTGACCCTGGTGGAGCGCGATCCCCGCTACTACACCTGCTTCGGGGGCAACTGGTACCTGGGCGGGTTCCGCGAGCTGGATAGTCTGGGCCACGGCTATGAGGGCCTGGAGAAGGAGCATGGGGTCAAGGTGGTCCAGGACACGGTCACCGGCTGGGACCCCGAGAAGGGCCGCGTGGAGCTGTCCGAGGGCGACGCCTTGGACTTCGACCGCCTGGTGGTCTCTCCCGGCATCGACATCCGCTGGGAGGAGGTGGAAGGCCTGGACGAGGAGGACGCCGAGCAGGTGCCCCACGCCTGGGTGGGGGGTGAGCAGTACCGCATCCTGCGGAACCAGATCGAGGACATGGAGGACGGCGGGACCGTGGCCATCTGCCCGCCCGCCGACCCCTTCCGCTGCCCGCCCGGCCCCTACGAGCGGGCCAGCCTCGTGGCCCACTACCTCAAGGAGCACAAACCCCGCTCCAAGGTCCTGATCCTGGACGCCAAGGACAAGTTCTCCAAGCAGGGTCTGTTCGAGGAGGGCTGGGCCGAGCTCTACGGCGACCTGATCGAGTGGGTGCCCGGTTCGGAGGGCGGCGTGATCCACCGCGTGGAGCCCGGGGCGCGCAAGGTCCTGACCCAGGAAGGCTTCGAGGAGCACGAGGTGGACGTGCTCAACGTGATCCCGCCCCAGCACGCGGGTCGGGTCGCCCGGGATATGGGCCTCACCGACGACTCCGGGTGGTGCCCGGTGGACCAGCGCACCTTCGAATCCACGGTCCAGCCGGGCGTCCACGTCATCGGCGATGCGGCCATCGCCGGGGACATGCCCAAGTCCGGCTTCGCTGCCAACAACCAGGGCAAGATGACGGCGGCGGCCATCGTCTCCCAGTTCCGGGGCCACGACGTGCCGAATCCCTCCCTGGTGAACACCTGCTACAGCCTGGTGGGCCCGGAGTACGGCATCAGCGTGGCCGCGGTCTATCGCTACGAGGACGGGGAGCTACGCAGCATCGAGGACGCCGGCGGCGTGAGCCCCAGCGATGCCGACAGCTTCTTCCGCATGCGCGAGGCCCGCTACACCCGCGGCTGGTACGAAGCCATCACCGACGACATCTTCGGCTGA
- a CDS encoding TlpA disulfide reductase family protein, with protein sequence MILLLAWAGSATGEAERWIQELNIDKPRTRVAAPDFALPGPEGEMRALERYEGDLILLNFWATWCKPCRDEMPALESLWQEYGDRGLTVIGVNVDRGGPDKVRAMAEKLGISFPVLLDPDGEVRNRYNVTAFPQTYLIGRDGRFLGKALGEREWASRAGHELIRHFLKRSGGAKN encoded by the coding sequence ATGATCCTCTTGCTTGCCTGGGCGGGCAGCGCCACGGGCGAGGCAGAGCGCTGGATCCAGGAGCTGAACATCGATAAGCCACGTACTCGGGTCGCCGCTCCCGACTTCGCCCTGCCCGGCCCGGAAGGGGAAATGCGTGCCCTCGAACGCTACGAGGGGGACCTTATTCTGCTTAACTTCTGGGCCACGTGGTGCAAGCCCTGCCGGGACGAGATGCCGGCCCTGGAGAGCCTCTGGCAGGAATACGGCGACCGGGGCCTGACGGTCATCGGGGTGAACGTGGACCGGGGCGGCCCGGACAAGGTGCGCGCCATGGCCGAGAAGCTGGGAATATCCTTCCCCGTGCTTCTCGATCCCGACGGAGAGGTGCGCAATCGATACAACGTCACGGCCTTCCCCCAGACCTACCTGATCGGACGGGACGGCCGGTTTCTCGGCAAGGCCCTCGGCGAGCGGGAATGGGCCTCCCGGGCGGGGCATGAGCTGATCCGTCACTTCCTCAAGCGGTCGGGCGGGGCGAAGAATTGA
- a CDS encoding transporter family protein, translating into MRKGSSGLRTWAGAGLALALASPAAQAYVGLCCAKCGGNMPMNIPGGGVPATYEFRFKVSPMFMHMDGLRDGTDEVSSDELLGSPQAGGYMAVPTSMDMTMVNLAAGYSFTDDFFAGLMFMWQQNRMPMELNAMMESRLGTDGFTMHSEGMGDTMLMTKYRLHYDDPLIPTRQVSLLAGLSLPTGSIGERNRDHPMPARRDELLPYGMQLGSGTWDPILGLLYQGSRSPYWWGANATYTARVHDNERGYRLGDRANLDLYAMYQVRSDTVLQLQLNAEHSQDIAGEADAIERGDSGRAVRGDGESPYLTPLYDPDHYGGTSARLTGGFQWQPAPMHIVDLQGSVPVYQDLNGPQMQESYRVMATYYFELPTRASVRYQDGSGREQPGGAADALGF; encoded by the coding sequence ATGCGAAAGGGGAGTAGCGGGTTGCGTACCTGGGCCGGGGCCGGCCTGGCGCTGGCCCTGGCCAGCCCGGCGGCCCAGGCCTACGTGGGACTGTGCTGCGCCAAGTGCGGCGGCAACATGCCCATGAACATTCCCGGGGGCGGGGTTCCCGCCACCTACGAGTTCCGGTTCAAGGTCAGCCCCATGTTCATGCACATGGACGGCCTGCGCGACGGAACCGACGAAGTGTCCTCCGACGAGCTGCTGGGAAGTCCCCAGGCCGGCGGCTACATGGCGGTGCCCACCTCCATGGACATGACCATGGTGAACCTCGCCGCGGGCTACAGCTTCACGGACGATTTCTTCGCCGGGCTCATGTTCATGTGGCAGCAGAACCGCATGCCCATGGAGCTAAACGCCATGATGGAGAGCCGGCTCGGTACCGACGGTTTCACCATGCACTCCGAGGGCATGGGGGACACCATGCTCATGACGAAATACCGCCTCCACTACGATGACCCGCTCATCCCCACCCGTCAGGTTTCCCTCTTGGCCGGGCTGAGCCTGCCCACCGGATCCATCGGCGAGCGGAACCGGGACCATCCCATGCCCGCCCGGCGGGACGAGCTGCTTCCCTACGGCATGCAGCTCGGTTCCGGCACATGGGACCCCATCCTCGGACTGCTCTACCAGGGCTCCCGCTCCCCCTACTGGTGGGGCGCCAACGCCACCTACACTGCCCGGGTCCACGACAACGAGCGGGGCTACCGCCTGGGAGACCGGGCCAACCTGGACCTCTACGCCATGTACCAGGTGCGCTCGGACACGGTGCTCCAGCTCCAGCTCAACGCCGAGCACAGCCAGGACATTGCGGGAGAGGCGGACGCCATCGAGCGGGGGGATTCGGGTCGTGCCGTCCGGGGAGACGGCGAATCCCCCTACCTGACCCCGCTCTACGATCCGGACCATTACGGGGGCACCAGCGCCCGGCTCACCGGGGGCTTCCAATGGCAGCCCGCGCCGATGCACATCGTGGATCTGCAGGGCTCGGTTCCGGTGTATCAGGACCTCAACGGGCCGCAGATGCAGGAGTCTTATCGGGTCATGGCCACCTACTACTTCGAGCTACCCACCCGGGCCAGCGTGCGCTACCAGGACGGCTCGGGGCGGGAACAACCCGGAGGGGCGGCCGATGCGCTCGGCTTCTAG
- a CDS encoding c-type cytochrome, with translation MARAGMMVLPVAALALAACGGAGDSGGAQVKPPGVEVPERYRQGQELFRTSCVGCHGRKGVGTGQGPPLLHPYYDPNKHGDERLVRVIQEGTEQHLWEFGDMPPQPHMDGEKAREVLAYIRWLQRQVDIY, from the coding sequence ATGGCAAGAGCCGGAATGATGGTGCTGCCCGTAGCGGCGTTGGCCCTGGCCGCCTGCGGCGGGGCCGGGGATTCGGGGGGCGCCCAGGTAAAGCCCCCCGGGGTAGAGGTACCGGAGCGATACCGGCAGGGACAGGAGCTGTTCCGCACGAGCTGCGTGGGCTGCCACGGCCGCAAGGGCGTCGGCACGGGTCAAGGTCCGCCCCTTCTGCATCCCTACTACGATCCCAATAAGCACGGCGACGAGCGCCTGGTGCGGGTGATCCAGGAGGGCACCGAGCAGCACCTGTGGGAGTTCGGAGACATGCCCCCGCAGCCCCACATGGACGGGGAGAAGGCGCGGGAGGTCCTGGCCTACATACGCTGGCTCCAGCGGCAAGTGGATATCTATTGA
- a CDS encoding efflux RND transporter permease subunit produces MIRKLVGWALGNRLSVILGSLALLVLAGFATTRMPLDVFPEFAPPQVVIQTEAPGFPAEDVERLVTLPLESSLLGTAKVAEVRSESSVGLSKVTVVFEWGTDIWDANQLVQKRLQLVRGDLPEGVQAPEPMPVTSAISWLHKFALVGSSADKGPEARSAAAGNDPQANLAGSVAHAHEEGGHGGDGGGDHEHDHGQAEGEDGHQHGTAEAGQGSAGQTDRPGGVSGFPAKELRTLADWELRFRLLGRDGVASVVSQGGDRKQYQMLIDPQRLAQLQVPMQDVMAAVGQANALRPGAFLYPSSQQEYTVSADALVSDPEDIGAVPVTMRDGVPVTLGDLGSTELGAAIKRGEARVNGEPAVVSTVSKQYGADTLGTDRRVMETLRDFEPALPEGTGLIDTTFSQASYIEDALGNMGTAVWQALLIVMLVLLGFLLRWTPSLIAFVAVPLSILTALVVLWLFGVSINTLVLGGLTIAVGELVDDAVITVENIFRRLRENRGREEPAPAARVVLDATVEVRSPVVYATFIVALVFVPVFFLVGIENRIFSPLATAYILSLLASLAVAVTLTPVLAYLFLARRDRALTGDMGWTIRTLDRGYVRILGGCLRLPHLVLGVVVLLVVAAIAVIPNLGRSFLPAFHEGNIVIAATQPPGTSLQENLRTGDAIQRVLRERHPEIATVTHRAGRSRLDEDAMPVNFSEFDIRLKEGAENSPALMASLRETMADFPGLTVNVGQFIEHRMYELLTGVQSQVVVDFYGPDLQRLEDLAARARDRLDDVSGVVDLRTSQLLQVPGLRVEVDREAASRYGLRPAQVARSVEASLNGLRVSRVFEGSRSFDLLLRFQESARDSLEDLRELPLEAAGGGLVPLGEVADLKVGDEPFFIRHQDGMRRATVSWNVQERDLNSVINDAQTKLAGLDMPAGYSMEISGGYEGQQRATQRLVWAGILVLLLVFVMLLQALKNVRLAGLVMLNLPLALIGGVVALMATGITLNVSSLIGFVALFGIATRNGLLLIARYQSLMEEGVTDPDELTRLGARERMGPILMTAATTALAVLPLVLGSPVGKEMEQPLAWVLIGGLVTSTLLNLVVVPTWFYLIARRNLNRLRPKGRALET; encoded by the coding sequence ATGATCCGGAAATTGGTTGGCTGGGCGCTGGGCAATCGCCTCTCGGTAATCCTGGGAAGCTTGGCCCTGCTGGTGCTGGCCGGGTTCGCCACCACCCGCATGCCGCTGGACGTATTCCCGGAATTCGCGCCGCCCCAGGTGGTGATCCAGACCGAGGCCCCGGGCTTCCCGGCGGAGGACGTGGAGCGGCTGGTCACCCTGCCCCTGGAGTCCTCCCTGCTGGGTACCGCCAAGGTGGCGGAGGTGCGCTCGGAGTCCTCGGTGGGCCTGTCCAAGGTGACGGTGGTCTTCGAGTGGGGAACCGACATCTGGGACGCCAATCAGCTGGTCCAGAAGCGTCTCCAGCTGGTGCGCGGCGACCTGCCCGAGGGTGTCCAGGCGCCGGAGCCCATGCCGGTTACCTCGGCCATCAGCTGGCTGCACAAGTTCGCCCTGGTGGGCTCCTCCGCCGACAAGGGACCGGAGGCTCGCTCCGCGGCGGCCGGCAACGACCCCCAGGCGAACCTGGCCGGCTCGGTGGCGCACGCCCACGAGGAGGGCGGCCATGGCGGGGACGGAGGGGGCGACCATGAGCATGACCATGGCCAGGCGGAAGGCGAGGACGGCCATCAGCACGGTACCGCAGAGGCGGGGCAGGGTAGTGCGGGACAGACCGACCGGCCCGGCGGCGTGTCCGGCTTCCCGGCCAAGGAGCTGCGTACCCTGGCGGACTGGGAGCTCCGCTTCCGCCTGCTGGGCCGGGATGGGGTGGCCTCCGTGGTCAGCCAGGGCGGCGACCGCAAGCAGTACCAGATGCTGATTGATCCCCAGCGCCTCGCCCAGCTCCAGGTCCCCATGCAGGACGTTATGGCGGCGGTTGGCCAGGCGAACGCCCTGCGCCCCGGGGCCTTCCTGTACCCCAGCAGCCAGCAGGAGTACACGGTCAGCGCCGACGCCCTGGTCTCCGACCCCGAGGACATCGGGGCGGTGCCGGTCACCATGCGCGACGGCGTCCCCGTCACCCTGGGCGACCTGGGATCCACGGAGCTGGGGGCGGCCATCAAGCGCGGCGAGGCCCGGGTAAACGGCGAGCCGGCGGTGGTCTCCACCGTCTCCAAGCAGTACGGCGCCGATACCCTGGGCACCGACCGCCGGGTTATGGAGACCCTGCGGGACTTCGAGCCGGCGTTGCCGGAGGGCACGGGCCTGATCGACACCACCTTCAGCCAGGCGAGCTACATCGAGGACGCCCTGGGCAACATGGGTACGGCGGTCTGGCAGGCCCTGCTCATCGTCATGCTGGTGCTGCTCGGCTTCCTGCTGCGCTGGACGCCCTCGCTGATCGCCTTCGTCGCGGTGCCGCTGTCCATCCTCACGGCGCTGGTGGTGCTGTGGCTGTTCGGCGTGAGCATCAACACCCTGGTGCTGGGTGGCTTGACCATCGCTGTGGGCGAGCTGGTGGACGACGCCGTCATCACCGTGGAGAACATCTTCCGCCGGCTGCGGGAGAACCGCGGGCGCGAGGAGCCGGCCCCCGCCGCTCGGGTGGTCCTGGACGCTACCGTGGAGGTGCGCAGCCCCGTGGTCTACGCCACCTTCATCGTGGCTTTGGTGTTCGTGCCGGTGTTCTTCCTGGTGGGCATCGAGAACCGCATCTTCAGCCCCCTGGCCACGGCCTACATCCTGTCCCTGCTGGCCTCGCTGGCCGTGGCGGTGACCCTGACCCCGGTGCTCGCCTATCTGTTCCTGGCCCGGCGTGACCGGGCCCTCACGGGAGACATGGGCTGGACCATCCGCACCCTGGACCGGGGCTATGTCCGCATCCTGGGCGGATGCCTGCGGCTGCCCCACCTGGTGCTGGGCGTGGTGGTCTTGCTGGTGGTGGCGGCCATCGCCGTCATCCCCAACCTGGGCCGTTCCTTCCTGCCCGCCTTCCACGAGGGCAACATCGTCATCGCCGCCACCCAGCCGCCGGGGACCTCCCTGCAGGAGAACTTGCGCACCGGCGACGCCATCCAGCGGGTGCTGCGCGAGCGCCACCCGGAGATCGCCACGGTGACCCACCGCGCCGGACGCTCCCGCCTCGACGAGGACGCCATGCCGGTGAACTTCAGCGAGTTCGATATCCGGTTGAAGGAGGGTGCGGAGAACAGCCCCGCGCTGATGGCCTCGCTGCGCGAGACCATGGCCGACTTCCCGGGGCTGACCGTGAACGTGGGTCAGTTCATCGAGCACCGCATGTACGAGCTGCTGACCGGCGTGCAGTCCCAGGTGGTGGTGGACTTCTACGGCCCGGACCTCCAGCGCCTCGAGGACCTCGCCGCCCGGGCCCGGGACCGCCTTGACGATGTATCCGGGGTGGTGGACCTGCGCACCTCCCAGCTGCTCCAGGTCCCCGGGCTACGCGTAGAGGTGGACCGCGAGGCGGCCAGCCGCTACGGGCTGCGTCCCGCGCAGGTGGCGCGCAGCGTGGAGGCTTCTTTGAACGGCCTACGGGTCTCCCGGGTGTTCGAAGGCTCGCGCAGCTTCGACCTTCTTCTGCGCTTCCAGGAATCGGCGCGCGATTCCCTGGAGGACCTGCGCGAGCTGCCGCTGGAGGCGGCCGGCGGCGGTCTGGTACCGCTCGGGGAGGTGGCGGATCTGAAGGTTGGCGACGAGCCATTCTTCATCCGCCACCAGGACGGCATGCGCCGGGCCACCGTGTCCTGGAATGTCCAGGAGCGTGACCTCAACAGCGTAATCAATGACGCCCAGACCAAGTTGGCGGGCCTGGACATGCCCGCCGGCTACTCCATGGAGATCAGCGGCGGGTACGAGGGCCAGCAGCGGGCCACCCAGCGCCTGGTGTGGGCCGGGATCCTGGTGCTGCTTCTGGTCTTCGTCATGCTCCTGCAGGCCCTGAAGAACGTTCGCCTGGCCGGGCTGGTCATGCTCAACCTGCCCCTGGCCCTGATCGGCGGGGTGGTGGCGCTGATGGCCACCGGCATCACCCTGAACGTCTCCTCCCTGATCGGCTTCGTGGCCCTGTTCGGCATCGCCACCCGCAACGGCCTGCTGCTGATCGCGCGCTACCAGAGCCTGATGGAGGAAGGCGTCACGGATCCGGACGAGCTGACCCGGCTTGGCGCGCGCGAGCGCATGGGGCCGATCCTGATGACGGCGGCCACCACCGCCCTGGCGGTCCTGCCGCTGGTGCTGGGCTCGCCGGTGGGCAAGGAGATGGAGCAGCCCCTGGCCTGGGTCCTGATCGGCGGGCTGGTCACCTCCACCCTGCTCAACCTGGTGGTGGTGCCCACCTGGTTCTACCTCATCGCCCGCCGCAACCTTAACCGGCTGCGGCCCAAGGGGCGGGCCCTGGAAACCTGA